One Helianthus annuus cultivar XRQ/B chromosome 7, HanXRQr2.0-SUNRISE, whole genome shotgun sequence genomic region harbors:
- the LOC110899457 gene encoding F-box protein At4g35930: MGKVSPKEKMSKTSKQKKRVHASNKYLKPGALAQLRNSKASASNGKKKVDVMDAENSQSVALFQNECAYEYDSPVILSPEKFRYSNVAGPLDVHKENNLQRTPKTPRDPFPEVDRSDYESRLESLPMELLVKILCHLHHDHLRAVFHVSERVRKAVVIARQFYFNYTTPDRSRQEILCTTTPQPTEQWPFVSKGEGKSKDFKLPITPKAPRHGPRPPSRLKLTEMRQIAAVLFQESAFHPSYIVPSLIPKTICKSFASNRVLFYDEELELCQAVAQNKLL; encoded by the exons ATGGGGAAAGTGTCACCTAAAGAGAAAATGTCAAAGACTTCAAAGCAGAAGAAGCGCGTACATGCTTCAAACAAGTATTTGAAGCCAGGTGCGCTTGCTCAGCTTCGTAATAGCAAGGCATCAGCATCGAACGggaaaaagaaggttgatgttatGGATGCAGAGAATAGTCAGAGCGTCGCTTTGTTTCAGAATGAATGTGCCTATGAGTATGACAGCCCTGTAATATTATCACCTGAAAAGTTCAGATATAGTAATGTGGCTGGACCACTTGATGTGCACAAGGAGAATAATTTACAGAGAACACCTAAGACACCACGTGATCCATTTCCTGAAGTGGATCGATCCGATTATGAGTCCAGGCTTGAATCTCTTCCAATGGAGTTGCTG GTCAAGATACTTTGCCACCTACACCATGATCATCTTAGAGCGGTTTTCCATGTCTCGGAGAGAGTCAGAAAAGCT GTTGTGATAGCTCGCCAGTTCTATTTCAACTACACTACGCCAGATCGGTCTCGACAAGAAATATTGTGCACAACAACGCCACAACCTACTGAACAATGGCCTTTTGTGAG CAAGGGAGAGGGTAAAAGCAAAGATTTCAAACTACCCATCACTCCAAAAGCACCAAGGCATGGACCCCGTCCTCCGTCCCGCCTAAAGCTAACAGAAATGCGTCAGATCGCAGCGGTTTTGTTTCAAGAATCGGCGTTTCACCCTAGCTACATTGTTCCGTCTTTAATACCGAAAACGATATGCAAATCATTCGCTTCCAACCGCGTGTTGTTCTATGATGAAGAGCTTGAGCTTTGCCAGGCTGTTGCTCAGAATAAACTTCTCTAG
- the LOC110901802 gene encoding uncharacterized protein LOC110901802, which yields MVNYYYNEFFADGNGSTDEEVEQEAVTSACQLAMRYVEHCRRPQAKKGKRGYIERDRHGAHDRLMKDYFDEEPTYSNEMFRRRFRMSKRLFLRIVDDLEANYDYFKQKADARGELGFTGIQKCTSALRILAYGNTTDINDEYLKMAEKTTRDSLEHFCRGIIDVYGARYLRMPRIMCQKPFKRSIHRRQWKKE from the exons ATGGTAAATTATTACTACAACGAGTTTTTTGCGGATGGCAATGGTTCAACCGATGAGGAGGttgagcaagaggcggttacgagtgcTTGTCAACTAGCGATGAGATATGTCGAGCATTGTCGTCGCCCCCAAGCAAAAAAAGGTAAAAGAGGTTATATTGAACGAGACCGACACGGGGCACACGATCGTTTGATGAAAGATTATTTTGATGAGGAGCCGACATATTCGAACgaaatgtttaggcgtcgtttccgaATGAGTAAGCGGTTATTTCTACGCATAGTCGACGACTTGGAAGCCAACtacgattattttaaacaaaaagcggATGCGAGAGGGGAACTTGGATTTACCGGTATCCAAAAGTGTACGTCGGCGTTACGAATCCTTGCTTATGGAAACACTACCGACATCAATGACGAGTATCTAAAAATGGCGGAGAAAACAACGAGAGATAGCTTGGAGCATTTTTGTCGCG gtataatTGATGTGTACGGTGCGCGTTATCTTAGAATGCCCAGAATTATGTGCCAGAAGCCGTTCAAGAGGAGCATCCACAGGcgtcaatggaagaaagagtga